The proteins below are encoded in one region of Hordeum vulgare subsp. vulgare chromosome 3H, MorexV3_pseudomolecules_assembly, whole genome shotgun sequence:
- the LOC123442384 gene encoding germin-like protein 8-8 produces the protein MASFSSSCFLLFAAILALVSWQAAASDPGPLQDFCVADNTSPVIVNGFVCKDPKAVTAEDFFLAAKLDMPRDTKMSKVGSNVTLINVMKIAGLNTLGISLARIDYAPLGENPPHTHPRATEILTVLEGTLYVGFVTSNPENKLFSKELRKGDVFVFPQGLIHFQFNPNPYKPAVAIAALSSQNPGAITIANAVFGSKPMISDDVLAKAFQVEKKTVDWLQAQFWADNHN, from the exons ATGgcctctttctcttcctcctgcTTCCTTCTCTTCGCTGCTATTCTTGCACTGGTCTCATGGCAGGCTGCAGCTTCTGATCCTGGTCCTCTCCAAGACTTCTGTGTCGCGGACAATACCTCGCCTG TAATTGTTAACGGATTTGTCTGTAAGGACCCAAAGGCCGTCACAGCGGAGGACTTCTTCCTGGCGGCCAAACTCGACATGCCTAGGGACACAAAGATGAGCAAGGTCGGGTCCAACGTGACCTTGATTAACGTCATGAAGATTGCTGGCCTCAACACGCTTGGCATCTCCCTCGCACGCATCGACTATGCACCCCTAGGAGAGAACCCTCCACACACACACCCTCGTGCCACCGAGATCCTCACCGTGCTTGAGGGTACGCTCTACGTCGGCTTCGTCACGTCCAACCCGGAAAACAAGCTCTTCTCCAAGGAGCTCAGGAAGGGTGATGTGTTTGTTTTCCCGCAAGGACTCATCCATTTCCAGTTTAACCCCAACCCCTACAAGCCCGCGGTCGCGATTGCTGCACTTAGCAGCCAGAACCCCGGGGCAATTACCATTGCCAACGCCGTGTTTGGATCAAAGCCTATGATCTCGGATGATGTTCTTGCCAAGGCCTTTCAGGTGGAGAAGAAGACCGTGGACTGGCTCCAAGCTCAGTTCTGGGCCGACAACCACAATTAA